A genomic window from Candidatus Dormiibacterota bacterium includes:
- a CDS encoding ABC transporter permease, translating to MEERPMVTSLGEPGDSASVDPEQRLGNPSVISRLVRAPEFGAAAAAILIYGFFSITSSGRLLTLDATAGWLDTAAYLGIIAVPVGMLMIAGEFDLSIGSMVGAGSISVGVIAGALNQPLPLAVGFAFLFAIAIGVCNGLLVTRTGLPSFIVTLGTNLVVAALALTLSRQLANTTTITVYTSGLLSQLFSSQWKSFGISILWWVLILVIAAWVLRYTRFGNWILATGGDAERARRAGVMTSRVKIILFVCTALAATLVGVSQAVQYNTGDAVGGQGYVFQAPIVVVIGGVLLTGGYGTMLGVALGTAIYGVADAGLFYTGWNTDWAQGVTGSLLILTVLTNNTLRRLAVSALKPE from the coding sequence ATGGAGGAGCGACCGATGGTCACTTCGCTAGGCGAGCCGGGCGATTCAGCCTCTGTCGATCCTGAACAGAGGCTCGGTAATCCCAGCGTAATTTCGCGTCTCGTTAGAGCGCCCGAGTTTGGTGCTGCGGCCGCGGCGATCTTGATCTATGGCTTCTTTTCCATTACAAGCTCCGGCAGGTTACTCACGCTGGACGCTACCGCAGGATGGCTAGATACCGCAGCGTACCTTGGCATCATTGCCGTGCCCGTTGGCATGCTCATGATCGCCGGTGAATTCGATTTATCGATCGGATCCATGGTGGGTGCGGGATCGATTTCGGTTGGCGTGATTGCCGGCGCCCTCAATCAGCCCCTGCCGCTGGCGGTCGGCTTTGCGTTTCTCTTCGCCATAGCGATCGGCGTCTGCAACGGGCTTTTGGTCACTCGAACAGGTCTGCCCTCATTCATCGTCACGCTCGGCACCAACTTGGTGGTGGCCGCATTGGCACTCACCTTGTCCCGTCAGCTCGCGAACACGACGACCATAACGGTCTACACAAGCGGCTTGTTGTCGCAGCTGTTCTCGTCTCAGTGGAAGTCGTTTGGTATTTCGATACTGTGGTGGGTGCTGATCCTCGTGATAGCCGCATGGGTGCTCCGGTACACACGCTTCGGCAATTGGATTCTTGCCACTGGCGGGGACGCGGAACGAGCTCGAAGAGCAGGAGTCATGACATCGAGGGTCAAGATCATCTTATTCGTGTGCACGGCCCTTGCCGCAACTCTTGTCGGTGTCTCCCAGGCAGTCCAATACAACACGGGTGACGCCGTCGGCGGTCAGGGATATGTCTTCCAAGCGCCAATCGTTGTGGTGATTGGCGGTGTCTTGCTAACCGGCGGGTACGGCACGATGCTTGGCGTCGCGCTTGGAACTGCCATCTACGGCGTCGCGGACGCCGGGCTCTTCTACACGGGATGGAATACTGACTGGGCGCAAGGCGTCACTGGATCGTTGCTTATCCTGACCGTGCTCACGAATAACACCCTACGTAGGCTTGCAGTGTCGGCCCTAAAGCCGGAGTAA